In Anthonomus grandis grandis chromosome 16, icAntGran1.3, whole genome shotgun sequence, a single window of DNA contains:
- the LOC126746013 gene encoding flexible cuticle protein 12-like, which produces MKVVIALFALVAVAVAAPQNPADVNAQVLRNELDNIGVDKFSYGYETSNGISAQEQGQLINPGSENEAIAVRGSFQYTGPDGQQYSVQYVADENGFQPQGAHLPVAPQ; this is translated from the exons ATGAAAGTA GTAATTGCCTTATTTGCTCTTGTAGCTGTAGCTGTAGCTGCTCCCCAGAACCCCGCTGATGTTAATGCTCAGGTTTTGAGGAACGAACTGGACAACATTGGTGTCGACAAATTCAGCTATGG ATACGAAACCAGCAACGGAATCTCTGCTCAAGAACAAGGTCAACTCATCAACCCTGGATCTGAAAACGAAGCTATCGCTGTCCGTGGTTCCTTCCAGTACACCGGACCTGACGGTCAGCAATACAGTGTGCAATACGTAGCTGACGAAAACGGTTTCCAACCCCAAGGTGCCCATTTACCTGTTGCCCCTCAATAA
- the LOC126746015 gene encoding flexible cuticle protein 12-like encodes MKVVIVLVALVAVAVAAPQNPADAQAQVLRNDLDNIGVDKFSYGYETSNGISAQEQGQVVNAGSENEAIAVRGSFQYTGPDGQLYSVQYVADENGFQPQGAHLPVAPQ; translated from the exons ATGAAAGTA gtaattgTTCTTGTCGCTCTCGTAGCCGTAGCTGTAGCTGCTCCCCAGAACCCAGCTGACGCTCAAGCTCAAGTATTGAGAAACGACTTGGACAATATTGGCGTTGACAAATTCAGCTATGG ATACGAAACTAGCAACGGAATCTCTGCTCAAGAACAAGGTCAAGTGGTGAATGCTGGATCTGAAAACGAAGCTATCGCTGTCCGTGGTTCCTTCCAGTACACCGGACCTGACGGTCAGCTATACTCTGTGCAATACGTAGCTGACGAAAACGGTTTCCAACCACAAGGTGCCCATTTACCCGTTGCCCCTCAATAA
- the LOC126746014 gene encoding flexible cuticle protein 12-like: MKVVIALFALVAVAVAAPQNPADAQAQVLRSDLDNIGVDKFSYGYETSNGISAQEEGHVINAGSENEAIAVRGSFQYTGPDGQQYSVQYVADENGFQPQGAHLPVAPQ, translated from the exons ATGAAAGTA gtaattGCCCTTTTCGCTCTCGTAGCCGTAGCTGTAGCTGCTCCCCAAAACCCAGCTGACGCCCAAGCTCAAGTGCTAAGGAGTGACTTGGACAACATTGGAGTCGATAAATTCAGCTATGG ATACGAAACCAGCAACGGAATCTCCGCACAAGAAGAAGGTCATGTCATCAACGCTGGATCTGAAAACGAAGCTATCGCTGTCCGTGGCTCCTTCCAATATACCGGACCTGATGGTCAGCAATACAGTGTGCAATACGTAGCTGACGAAAACGGTTTCCAACCACAAGGTGCCCATTTGCCTGTTGCCCCTCAATAA
- the LOC126746018 gene encoding flexible cuticle protein 12-like — protein MKVAIALFALVAVAVAAPQNPSDVQAQILKNELDNIGVDKFSYGYETSNGISAQEQGQLINAGSEHEAIAVRGSFQYTGPDGQQYSVQYVADENGFQPQGAHLPVA, from the exons ATGAAAGTA GCAATTGCCCTATTTGCTCTCGTAGCTGTAGCTGTAGCTGCCCCCCAGAACCCCAGCGATGTTCAAGCTCAAATCTTGAAGAATGAACTGGACAACATTGGTGTCGACAAGTTCAGCTATGG ATACGAAACCAGCAACGGAATCTCTGCTCAAGAACAAGGACAACTCATCAACGCTGGATCTGAACACGAAGCTATCGCTGTCCGTGGTTCCTTCCAATACACCGGACCTGACGGTCAGCAGTACTCTGTGCAATACGTAGCTGACGAAAACGGTTTCCAGCCACAAGGTGCCCATTTGCCCGTAGCTTAG
- the LOC126746016 gene encoding flexible cuticle protein 12-like, whose product MKVAIALFALVAVAVAAPQSNLDKDAQVLKYENDNIGVEGFNWAVETSNGISQQEQGQLINAGSENEAIAVRGSFRYTAADGQVYEVTYVADENGFQPQGAHLPVAPQ is encoded by the exons ATGAAAGTA GCAATCGCCCTGTTCGCTCTCGTAGCCGTAGCCGTAGCTGCGCCCCAATCCAACCTAGACAAAGATGCCCAAgtgttaaaatatgaaaatgataACATTGGAGTCGAAGGATTTAACTGGGC GGTAGAAACTAGTAACGGTATCTCCCAACAAGAACAAGGACAATTGATCAACGCCGGATCTGAAAACGAAGCTATCGCTGTCCGTGGTTCGTTCAGATACACCGCCGCTGACGGTCAAGTCTATGAAGTGACATACGTAGCTGACGAAAACGGTTTCCAGCCGCAAGGAGCTCATTTACCCGTTGCACCTCAATAA